A genomic segment from Pedobacter sp. MC2016-14 encodes:
- a CDS encoding quinone-dependent dihydroorotate dehydrogenase produces MYRLMKPLFFQADPEKVHHFVVKNLKWFNDHFPLGKAILRSSFDINVKGLEREVFGIKFRNPVGLAAGFDKNGEYIEALSNLGFGFIEVGTVTPLPQPGNDLPRMFRLPADAALINRMGFNNKGVDTLAERLRLLKQKAPEIVVGGNIGKNKNTPNEEAVNDYIKCFDRLHEVVDYFVVNVSSPNTPGLRELQEKEPLKQLLNKLQERNLLNTVQRPILLKIAPDLTNEQLDDIIAIVKETGIAGVIATNTTIDRTGLYSTGPQVKEAGGLSGKPLTKRSTEVIRYLAEKSGRAFPIIGVGGIHSPEDAKEKIAAGAALVQLYTGFIYEGPGIVKRICKALL; encoded by the coding sequence ATGTACCGTTTAATGAAACCCCTGTTCTTCCAGGCTGATCCTGAGAAAGTCCATCATTTTGTTGTTAAAAACCTCAAGTGGTTTAACGATCATTTTCCGCTGGGTAAAGCAATTCTTCGCAGTAGTTTTGATATTAATGTTAAAGGACTGGAGCGTGAGGTTTTTGGGATTAAATTTAGAAATCCAGTAGGACTTGCTGCCGGCTTTGACAAAAATGGAGAATATATTGAAGCCCTAAGTAATCTGGGCTTCGGTTTTATAGAAGTAGGTACGGTAACTCCATTGCCGCAACCGGGAAATGACTTGCCTAGAATGTTTAGGCTTCCTGCAGATGCTGCCTTAATTAACAGGATGGGATTTAACAATAAAGGTGTAGATACGCTGGCAGAACGCCTGCGTCTCTTAAAGCAAAAGGCTCCTGAAATTGTGGTGGGTGGAAACATAGGTAAGAATAAGAATACACCGAATGAAGAAGCTGTAAACGATTATATCAAATGTTTTGACCGCCTGCATGAGGTTGTAGACTATTTTGTAGTCAATGTAAGTTCGCCAAATACACCTGGACTACGTGAACTTCAGGAAAAAGAACCCTTAAAACAACTTTTAAATAAATTACAAGAACGTAACTTGCTCAATACGGTTCAGCGCCCTATTTTACTTAAAATAGCGCCGGATTTGACGAATGAACAACTGGATGATATTATAGCGATTGTAAAAGAAACAGGCATTGCCGGTGTTATCGCTACCAATACAACTATAGATAGAACTGGCTTATACAGTACAGGGCCGCAAGTTAAAGAAGCAGGCGGCTTAAGCGGTAAACCTTTAACAAAAAGATCAACAGAAGTGATCCGTTATCTTGCTGAAAAATCTGGCAGGGCCTTTCCAATTATTGGGGTAGGGGGCATTCATTCTCCTGAAGATGCCAAAGAAAAAATAGCAGCCGGGGCAGCTTTGGTTCAGCTATATACAGGTTTTATTTATGAAGGGCCTGGAATTGTAAAAAGGATTTGTAAAGCTTTGCTATAA
- a CDS encoding META domain-containing protein, producing MKLTLKGSIAIIILFLFSNCSVKRKAADLPKEHANLTGTYWKLVEVAGQPIGSVNNKEPHIQLNDELKRLTGSGGCNNLSGPYVLKEPGRISFSQIISTKMACNGMETENAMLDALTHTDSFAIKGDTLNLFRARMAPLARFIAVHQK from the coding sequence ATGAAACTAACCCTAAAAGGATCAATAGCAATCATAATTTTATTTCTATTTTCAAATTGTAGTGTAAAGCGCAAAGCTGCTGATTTACCTAAAGAGCATGCTAATTTAACGGGGACATACTGGAAACTGGTAGAAGTAGCTGGCCAACCAATTGGCAGTGTAAATAATAAGGAACCACACATTCAGCTAAATGATGAACTCAAAAGACTAACCGGGAGTGGTGGTTGCAATAATTTATCTGGCCCCTATGTTTTAAAAGAGCCGGGCAGGATTTCTTTTTCACAAATTATATCTACAAAAATGGCTTGTAATGGCATGGAAACTGAAAACGCCATGCTTGATGCTTTGACACATACAGATAGTTTTGCCATAAAAGGTGATACCTTAAATTTATTTAGAGCAAGAATGGCGCCGCTTGCCCGCTTTATAGCTGTACACCAAAAGTAA
- a CDS encoding SusC/RagA family TonB-linked outer membrane protein, which produces MQNNAHFKRAFSTWAFFKKSFSVGFVLLFISFHADAQTPLINANISGTVLDAQTKEPLPRAVVQLEGVTHNVLTDDNGKFKFVTGQKLPAVLIVSYIGYSKQRVTVNNSPVEILLQPDVRQMNDVVITGYSSQSRQIYTGSASQIKSTVLDNRPAQSFDQLLSGQSAGLNIVQPSGALNSTPVFRIRGINSITSSVYPLFIVDGVTVFTGSGGDAIGNNPLSDINPADIETIDVLKDASATAIYGSRAANGVVIITTKKGKRGAVKVEYGGWASFNSPYNLPKLLNAEQYVAIKNEARVNAGLSPGFVLGKNADGSNVETNWYDVAYHTAVSQNHNLSISGATELTNYFLGLNYTDQNGIIRTNSFQRKGIRLNLEHHINKFIIVGTNAAYNNSLNSGPNSGATGPNSITSSSGNSVNTQYIGLQPLGRLTYILPPNVNVYNPDGSYNINTANGNIGYGPNSSALGVFNAYNLQTILDLDKNTSESNTFIGSVFGEISLLDNLKFKTLYGLNNLNVENLSFRSPLSGDGFSTNGSAANNITKYVRSNWTNTLTWATSILENHNFKVLLGHEIINTKINGWGATRTGLSDPFFTSYQGGFTNIVPSGNIQTENAILSYFSNFNYDYKRRYLLSLNYRRDGLSALASGNKWGNFGGGSVGWNVSEEAFYKQLSLAKTVNALKLRLSYGVVGNSSLDDFASLTQYGSGTYAGTPTLNFTQAGNSALQWESSKKLDYGLEFSLFDSRINITADYYKNDIDGLILSAPQSASQGIPGNSIIANVGSLYNKGFEFGINAHVLSTEGFKWTADFNISTLQNKVTSLGQGGDIYPSSLSTFGIQNVTRVGYSVGSIFAVPADGVNPSNGNKIYINKNNERVQYNAVNKSFSYLDGSSAPIIDNYADGRIQGPSLPTYYGGLNNYFSYKGFDFTLGITFSGGNKLYNGTRSTISDQRYFNNGTFILDRWTSPGQVTDIPKLVWGDSFTGGFSSSNSSNVEKGDYVKLKNISIGYRLTLPKEGIGQYISSARIYGQASNLWTITSYTGSDPEISINGNSINSGKDQNVPVNARAFTIGLNLSF; this is translated from the coding sequence ATGCAAAACAATGCACATTTCAAACGTGCGTTTTCTACCTGGGCTTTTTTCAAAAAATCGTTCTCTGTAGGATTCGTACTGCTCTTCATTTCTTTCCATGCAGATGCCCAGACTCCGTTAATTAATGCAAATATTAGCGGAACAGTGCTGGATGCCCAAACCAAAGAACCCTTACCGCGTGCAGTAGTACAGCTTGAAGGAGTTACCCATAACGTATTAACAGATGACAACGGCAAGTTTAAATTTGTTACGGGGCAAAAATTACCCGCGGTTCTAATTGTCAGTTATATCGGTTACAGCAAGCAACGTGTAACCGTAAATAATTCTCCGGTAGAAATTCTGCTTCAGCCGGATGTAAGACAAATGAACGATGTAGTTATTACCGGGTATTCCAGCCAGAGCAGACAAATCTATACCGGTTCAGCATCGCAAATCAAATCTACTGTACTGGACAACCGTCCCGCTCAAAGTTTCGATCAGTTGTTGAGTGGCCAGTCTGCTGGTTTAAACATTGTACAGCCCTCTGGCGCTTTAAACAGCACTCCGGTATTCCGGATTCGAGGTATCAATTCCATCACATCTTCTGTTTATCCATTGTTTATTGTAGATGGGGTAACTGTTTTTACGGGTTCTGGTGGCGATGCTATTGGCAATAACCCATTATCGGATATCAATCCTGCAGATATTGAAACGATAGATGTTTTAAAAGATGCTTCGGCTACAGCAATTTATGGCTCCCGGGCGGCCAATGGCGTGGTCATTATTACTACAAAAAAGGGAAAACGAGGAGCAGTTAAGGTAGAATATGGCGGCTGGGCCAGCTTCAATAGCCCTTACAATTTACCAAAGCTTTTAAATGCGGAACAATACGTAGCCATAAAGAATGAAGCCCGTGTAAATGCGGGTTTGAGTCCTGGATTTGTACTTGGTAAAAATGCCGATGGCAGTAACGTAGAAACGAACTGGTATGATGTTGCTTACCATACTGCAGTTTCGCAAAACCACAACCTAAGCATTTCTGGTGCTACAGAATTGACCAACTATTTTTTGGGTTTAAATTATACGGATCAGAACGGAATCATCAGGACAAATTCATTTCAAAGAAAGGGTATCAGGCTTAACCTGGAACACCATATCAATAAATTTATCATTGTTGGAACTAACGCTGCTTATAACAATTCTTTAAACAGTGGTCCAAACAGTGGCGCAACGGGACCAAATTCTATCACCTCCTCTTCCGGCAATAGCGTCAATACCCAATACATCGGGCTGCAGCCTCTTGGAAGGCTAACCTACATTTTGCCCCCTAATGTAAACGTGTATAATCCCGACGGATCTTACAACATTAATACTGCAAATGGAAACATAGGTTATGGGCCAAACAGTTCTGCCCTGGGTGTTTTTAATGCTTATAACCTGCAAACTATTTTAGATCTGGACAAAAATACCTCAGAGAGCAATACATTTATTGGAAGTGTTTTCGGTGAAATCTCATTGCTGGATAACTTAAAGTTTAAAACCCTTTACGGCCTTAACAATTTAAATGTAGAAAATCTTTCTTTCAGAAGTCCGCTTAGTGGTGATGGCTTTTCTACAAATGGATCTGCGGCAAACAACATCACTAAGTATGTACGTTCTAACTGGACAAATACGCTTACCTGGGCAACATCTATTTTAGAAAACCACAACTTTAAGGTCCTACTGGGACATGAGATTATCAATACAAAAATCAATGGATGGGGCGCCACCAGAACAGGTTTATCTGATCCGTTTTTTACAAGTTATCAGGGTGGCTTTACCAATATTGTACCTTCAGGAAACATACAGACTGAAAACGCGATCCTGTCTTATTTTAGTAATTTCAATTACGATTATAAGCGGAGGTATCTGCTCAGTTTAAATTACAGGCGTGATGGCTTGTCGGCACTTGCGTCTGGAAACAAATGGGGCAATTTTGGTGGCGGATCTGTGGGCTGGAACGTATCAGAAGAAGCTTTCTATAAGCAACTGTCTTTAGCTAAAACTGTTAATGCCCTAAAATTACGCTTAAGTTATGGAGTTGTTGGAAACAGTAGCCTGGACGATTTTGCTTCCTTAACCCAATACGGTTCTGGTACCTATGCTGGTACGCCAACACTCAATTTTACCCAGGCAGGTAATTCTGCTCTTCAATGGGAATCAAGCAAAAAACTGGATTATGGTTTGGAATTCTCCCTGTTTGATAGCCGCATTAATATTACCGCAGATTACTACAAAAATGATATCGACGGTTTAATTTTAAGCGCCCCACAATCTGCTTCACAGGGTATTCCAGGAAATTCTATCATCGCCAATGTTGGCTCATTATACAATAAGGGCTTCGAATTTGGCATTAATGCACATGTACTAAGTACAGAAGGTTTTAAATGGACGGCAGATTTTAATATCTCAACGCTTCAAAATAAAGTGACGTCGTTGGGGCAGGGTGGTGATATCTATCCAAGTTCCCTCAGCACTTTTGGAATTCAAAATGTAACCCGGGTGGGCTATTCTGTGGGCTCTATTTTTGCAGTCCCTGCAGATGGGGTCAATCCGTCTAATGGAAATAAAATTTACATTAATAAAAACAATGAGCGGGTACAGTACAATGCCGTTAATAAGAGTTTCAGTTACCTGGACGGCTCATCAGCACCAATTATCGATAATTATGCAGATGGTAGAATACAAGGACCTTCGTTACCTACTTATTATGGTGGTTTAAATAATTACTTCTCTTATAAAGGCTTTGATTTCACCCTTGGTATCACTTTTTCTGGAGGCAACAAATTATACAATGGTACAAGGTCTACTATTTCAGACCAGCGTTATTTTAACAATGGCACTTTTATTCTTGATCGTTGGACCAGCCCCGGACAAGTTACAGACATCCCTAAATTGGTTTGGGGCGATAGCTTTACCGGAGGGTTCTCTTCATCAAACAGCTCAAATGTAGAAAAGGGTGATTATGTAAAACTCAAAAACATCAGTATCGGTTATAGGCTTACACTGCCAAAAGAGGGGATAGGCCAATATATCTCGTCAGCCAGAATCTATGGGCAGGCATCTAACTTATGGACTATTACCAGTTATACAGGATCTGATCCCGAAATTTCTATCAACGGAAATTCAATTAACTCTGGTAAAGACCAAAATGTGCCGGTAAATGCACGGGCCTTTACAATTGGTTTAAACCTGTCTTTTTAA
- a CDS encoding RagB/SusD family nutrient uptake outer membrane protein encodes MKFTILTSFIKILAVLGIVVLQVSCQKEALEVSPLTSISGDDAYSTPAKITAQVNALYGQLSDASYFGGRNIIFNEQRGNEFSQNDGNNSTGANVWNQTISASGDFVNAVWNAGYRSINSANILIDRLNTSTVVSDAVKKNYIAEAKFIRAFSYFALVQTYARPFNQNSSSLALPLRLTGETAGGNNDFVFSTVAQVYTQILKDLNEAEADLPGSYGTALLNVSRAHKATAIALKTRVYLVKSDFDQVIVEAAKLVPALAPYQYSSGTVTHSLEPDLTKLFNGTYTGSEAIFTIPFVIAAEAPGQQSALAYNYLSPVLYLNTSGGIIADPVFSTTSVDQRKALVQTNAVGQQLLRKFSKNSAPHLDYVPLIRYAEVLLNYAEAAAQKDQPAKALTLLSAVRNRSNPTFIYTTGVTLKDELLQTIYNERRIELLGEGFRTPDLFRRNLALPAKSGNAGTAPQILPTAANYVWPVPSGELAYNKLAPR; translated from the coding sequence ATGAAATTTACAATACTTACTTCATTTATTAAGATACTGGCCGTTTTGGGCATTGTTGTCCTCCAGGTTTCCTGCCAAAAAGAAGCCTTAGAAGTTTCGCCGCTAACCAGTATTTCGGGAGATGATGCCTACAGCACTCCGGCAAAAATTACGGCACAAGTAAATGCTTTATACGGGCAATTGAGCGATGCAAGTTATTTTGGCGGCAGAAATATCATCTTTAACGAGCAGAGGGGGAATGAGTTTAGTCAAAACGATGGCAATAACTCCACAGGTGCAAACGTTTGGAACCAAACCATTTCTGCCTCCGGAGATTTTGTAAATGCCGTTTGGAACGCTGGATACCGAAGTATTAATTCTGCTAATATCTTAATTGATAGGCTAAACACTTCTACTGTAGTTTCTGATGCGGTAAAGAAAAACTATATCGCAGAGGCCAAATTTATCCGGGCTTTTAGTTACTTCGCCCTTGTACAAACTTATGCCAGACCTTTTAACCAAAATAGCAGTAGTTTGGCTTTGCCCTTACGGTTAACCGGCGAAACCGCTGGAGGAAATAATGATTTCGTTTTTAGTACGGTAGCACAGGTTTATACCCAGATCCTAAAAGATTTAAATGAGGCAGAAGCAGACCTGCCCGGATCATATGGAACAGCATTGTTAAATGTTTCCAGGGCACATAAGGCAACAGCAATCGCCCTAAAGACCAGGGTTTACCTGGTAAAGTCTGATTTTGATCAGGTCATCGTTGAAGCCGCTAAACTAGTTCCCGCCCTTGCGCCTTATCAATACAGTTCGGGAACGGTTACCCATAGCCTTGAACCAGATTTAACAAAGCTTTTTAATGGTACTTATACTGGTTCAGAGGCCATATTTACCATTCCATTTGTAATTGCAGCAGAGGCACCCGGACAACAAAGTGCATTGGCCTATAATTACTTATCTCCGGTTTTGTACCTGAATACAAGTGGGGGCATAATTGCAGATCCTGTATTTTCAACAACTTCTGTAGATCAGCGCAAGGCGCTGGTCCAAACCAATGCTGTTGGCCAGCAATTGTTGCGCAAATTTTCTAAGAATTCTGCCCCTCATCTTGATTATGTTCCCTTGATCCGTTATGCAGAGGTATTGCTGAACTATGCAGAGGCTGCAGCTCAAAAGGACCAGCCAGCAAAAGCTTTAACGCTATTGAGTGCTGTCAGAAACAGGTCTAACCCAACTTTTATATATACCACAGGGGTAACCCTTAAGGATGAGTTGCTGCAAACAATTTACAACGAACGCAGAATTGAATTGCTTGGAGAGGGATTCAGGACACCCGATCTTTTTAGGAGAAATCTTGCCCTGCCCGCTAAAAGTGGAAATGCAGGAACAGCACCGCAAATATTACCTACTGCAGCAAACTATGTTTGGCCGGTGCCAAGCGGAGAACTGGCCTATAATAAACTTGCACCGAGATAA
- a CDS encoding amidohydrolase — MKPLKKISLLSCFLFALAVNGKAQTIYTNGKIITVDAANTIAEAVAVKDGKIIAVGTLKEVEKVKGADATIVDLKGKTLVPGFIDGHSHFMGLSRSALVNVGSPPMGEVKNIAELVARIQAFQREKKIPAGEWIDAYGYDQDQLEEKRHPRKEDLDAAFPNNPVTITNINGHMSVSNSYALKVSGITAKTENPAGGAIERQKGNNEPTGLLQEGATRLLKRPAKPAATFEEQLKDLKEKQLYYASNGITTAQDGYTSFESLSLLKKAADKKALFIDIEVLPGYPTLDKVIADPAYKFGVLENHLKLAGTKLVADGSPQGKTAFFSKSYLVEVPGCNHDECTGFPNINQQQFNDAIQKAFKNNIRPFVHCNGDATIDMYLKAIETANHDLNTNSNGRRPVTIHSQFVRADQLDSYKKLGIIAAMFSNHAYFWGDVHTRNLGPERANFLSPLKTAIKKGVVATNHTDYPVTPINQIFLLWTSVVRESRSGKTIGADERLTPLEGLRAITINGAYEYQEEQSKGSIEKGKLADFAILSGDLTTVDPSKIKDLVVLETIKEGKTIYKKQ, encoded by the coding sequence ATGAAACCACTAAAAAAAATAAGCCTGCTCTCGTGCTTTCTTTTTGCGCTTGCGGTAAATGGTAAGGCACAAACTATTTATACCAACGGTAAAATTATTACGGTAGATGCTGCCAACACCATTGCAGAGGCAGTGGCCGTAAAAGACGGTAAAATCATTGCCGTAGGTACGCTAAAAGAAGTTGAAAAGGTTAAAGGTGCTGATGCCACCATCGTCGATTTGAAAGGGAAAACGCTTGTTCCGGGATTTATAGACGGGCATAGCCATTTCATGGGGCTAAGCAGGTCAGCGCTTGTCAATGTGGGCTCTCCTCCAATGGGCGAGGTTAAAAACATTGCTGAGCTGGTAGCCAGGATCCAGGCTTTTCAGCGGGAAAAGAAAATTCCTGCGGGGGAATGGATTGATGCTTATGGCTACGATCAGGACCAGCTGGAAGAAAAAAGACATCCGCGAAAGGAAGATCTGGATGCAGCCTTTCCAAATAATCCGGTTACCATTACCAATATCAATGGGCACATGTCTGTATCCAATTCCTATGCTTTGAAGGTTTCTGGCATTACCGCGAAAACAGAGAATCCTGCAGGGGGTGCTATTGAAAGGCAAAAGGGAAATAATGAACCTACAGGCTTATTGCAGGAAGGTGCAACAAGGTTGTTAAAACGTCCTGCAAAACCTGCGGCAACTTTTGAAGAGCAATTAAAAGATTTGAAGGAAAAACAGTTGTACTATGCCAGCAATGGTATCACTACGGCACAGGATGGCTATACTAGTTTTGAATCGTTAAGCCTGCTAAAGAAAGCAGCAGATAAAAAAGCATTATTTATTGATATAGAAGTTTTACCTGGGTACCCAACACTGGACAAGGTTATTGCAGATCCGGCCTACAAATTTGGCGTTTTAGAGAACCACCTAAAACTTGCCGGAACTAAACTTGTTGCTGATGGGTCACCCCAAGGTAAAACGGCTTTTTTTAGCAAATCTTACCTGGTAGAGGTACCTGGCTGTAACCATGATGAATGTACCGGCTTTCCCAATATCAACCAGCAACAATTTAACGATGCCATCCAAAAGGCGTTTAAAAATAACATCAGGCCTTTTGTGCACTGTAATGGTGACGCCACTATTGACATGTATTTGAAAGCGATTGAAACAGCTAATCATGACTTAAATACAAACAGTAATGGCCGGCGTCCGGTAACCATTCATTCGCAGTTTGTAAGGGCAGATCAATTAGACAGCTATAAGAAGCTGGGGATTATCGCCGCTATGTTTAGTAACCACGCTTATTTCTGGGGTGATGTACATACCCGGAATTTAGGTCCGGAGCGTGCAAATTTCTTAAGCCCGCTTAAAACAGCTATAAAAAAAGGAGTAGTTGCTACCAATCATACAGATTATCCGGTAACGCCAATAAATCAGATTTTCTTGTTGTGGACTTCTGTCGTTCGTGAATCGCGTTCGGGCAAGACCATTGGTGCTGATGAACGGCTAACTCCACTAGAAGGCTTACGTGCCATCACTATTAATGGCGCTTATGAATACCAGGAAGAGCAATCGAAGGGCTCAATTGAAAAAGGAAAGCTAGCAGATTTTGCCATTTTATCCGGTGACCTCACTACGGTTGATCCTTCAAAAATCAAAGATTTAGTAGTGTTAGAGACAATTAAAGAAGGTAAGACGATATATAAAAAGCAATAA
- a CDS encoding LLM class flavin-dependent oxidoreductase has protein sequence MGEKKKWETAAVRTVDRLAEIGWFDDVIGGDTEYLGILDHTRRSSFEHCKEIALQAEASGFKNILLPTAYTVGQEAITFAAAIAPFTKKIKLLAAIRTGEIHPPTLARALANIDHQLQGRFAINIINSDLPGLREKPELRYQRCIETIEILKQAWTADRIKYKGEIYDLDLPSDPAKTYQQNGGPLLYFGGTSDGSRDVCARHCDVFLTWPEREESLYATIQDMTARAAAYGRKIDFGLRIHVVVRETEAEARAYAKKLTSKLDEKKALEIRSRGEDSRSLGVLRQDELRKEADEDGYIEHLLWTDIGKVFSGCGGGLVGSPEQIIEKINRYMDMGFRAFIFSGFPLQQEAAYFSRLVLPHLPNVSLSEVQGRIPKNTPVTPYTTADLT, from the coding sequence ATGGGAGAAAAAAAGAAATGGGAAACGGCGGCTGTACGTACAGTAGATCGTCTTGCAGAGATTGGTTGGTTTGACGATGTGATTGGCGGCGATACTGAATATTTAGGCATTTTAGATCATACCCGTCGCAGCAGTTTTGAGCATTGTAAAGAGATTGCCCTGCAGGCAGAAGCTTCAGGATTTAAAAATATCCTGCTGCCAACGGCCTATACAGTTGGCCAGGAAGCCATCACCTTTGCCGCTGCAATTGCCCCTTTTACCAAAAAGATTAAATTGCTGGCAGCTATCCGTACTGGAGAGATCCATCCACCAACACTGGCCAGGGCACTTGCCAACATAGATCATCAACTTCAGGGGCGATTTGCCATTAACATTATCAATTCTGATTTGCCAGGGCTGCGGGAAAAACCCGAATTGCGCTATCAGCGGTGTATAGAAACTATTGAGATTTTAAAGCAGGCCTGGACAGCAGACCGGATTAAGTATAAAGGAGAGATTTATGATTTGGATCTTCCTTCCGACCCTGCAAAAACCTATCAACAGAATGGAGGACCATTGCTTTACTTTGGCGGAACCTCTGATGGATCAAGAGATGTATGTGCCCGGCATTGTGATGTGTTCTTAACCTGGCCAGAGCGGGAAGAAAGTTTATACGCCACCATTCAGGATATGACTGCCAGGGCTGCTGCGTATGGGCGCAAGATCGATTTTGGCCTTCGTATTCATGTGGTGGTGAGAGAAACTGAAGCGGAAGCTAGAGCCTACGCTAAAAAGCTGACTTCTAAATTAGATGAAAAAAAGGCTTTGGAAATCAGAAGCCGCGGAGAAGATTCCAGGTCATTGGGGGTATTGCGTCAGGACGAGCTTAGAAAAGAAGCTGACGAAGACGGTTACATAGAGCATTTGCTATGGACAGATATTGGAAAGGTATTTTCTGGTTGCGGTGGCGGACTGGTAGGCAGTCCGGAGCAAATTATCGAAAAAATTAACCGCTACATGGATATGGGGTTTCGGGCATTTATCTTTTCCGGATTTCCTTTGCAGCAGGAAGCAGCGTATTTTTCAAGACTTGTGCTGCCGCATTTGCCTAATGTTTCCTTATCAGAAGTGCAGGGCCGGATTCCGAAAAACACTCCGGTTACGCCATATACAACAGCAGATTTAACCTAG
- a CDS encoding APC family permease has translation MTEIPNGKNSLKREIGLLDAIFLVVGSMIGSGIFIVGADITRHTGSPFWFIAVWVIGGVMTLIAALSYGELSAMFPRAGGQYIYLKEAYNPLVAFVYGWSLFAVIQTGTIAAVGVSFSKFLAYFVPGLSEDLVLFNIGSLSVSPAQGFAILLLVFITYINTKGVKGGKIIQSIFTATKILSIAGLIIFGFIHLKTEVWHANWSNWKFQSLSKSGVFTNYPSFPALAGALASALVGAIMSYEAWNNVTFVAGEIRDPKRNIGRSLLIGTVLVTLIYVLLNLMFTAVLPLHEIAATEKDRVGLAASQVIFGIDGTIVIAILIMIATFGCNNGLILAGARVYYSMAKDGLFFNKVAQLNKHAVPAFALWLQCLVASLLCLSGKYGDLLDMITFIAVLFYVLTILAVFLLRVRRPAAERPYKAIGYPFLPALYILMGSSFCILLIIYKPGFTWPGLIIATIGIPLFYINEAFKKKSKSV, from the coding sequence ATGACAGAGATACCAAATGGGAAAAATAGCCTTAAAAGAGAAATCGGATTACTGGATGCCATATTTTTAGTGGTTGGGAGTATGATCGGATCTGGAATATTTATTGTCGGTGCAGACATTACACGACATACGGGCTCACCTTTCTGGTTTATTGCAGTCTGGGTAATTGGTGGCGTTATGACTTTAATTGCGGCTTTAAGCTATGGAGAGTTGAGTGCCATGTTCCCTAGAGCTGGAGGACAGTACATATATTTAAAGGAAGCCTACAATCCACTTGTTGCATTTGTATATGGCTGGAGCCTTTTTGCAGTTATCCAAACAGGTACAATAGCTGCGGTAGGCGTGTCGTTCTCAAAGTTTCTGGCTTATTTTGTTCCCGGGCTAAGCGAAGATTTAGTGTTGTTTAACATTGGGAGCCTTAGCGTATCGCCGGCACAGGGTTTTGCCATTTTGTTGCTGGTGTTCATTACATACATCAATACAAAAGGGGTAAAAGGGGGTAAAATCATTCAAAGTATTTTTACAGCTACCAAAATTCTCAGCATTGCGGGGCTCATCATTTTTGGTTTTATTCATTTAAAGACAGAGGTATGGCATGCCAACTGGTCTAACTGGAAATTTCAGAGTCTGAGTAAATCGGGTGTATTTACCAATTATCCTAGTTTTCCTGCGCTTGCAGGTGCTTTGGCTTCCGCACTGGTTGGAGCAATTATGAGTTATGAAGCCTGGAACAATGTCACATTTGTAGCAGGAGAGATCCGCGATCCAAAAAGAAATATCGGGAGAAGTCTTTTGATTGGGACGGTGTTGGTTACGCTGATTTATGTGCTTTTAAATTTAATGTTTACTGCTGTACTGCCTTTGCATGAAATTGCCGCTACGGAAAAAGACCGGGTTGGTTTAGCCGCCTCGCAAGTTATTTTTGGAATAGATGGTACAATTGTGATTGCTATTTTAATTATGATAGCCACCTTTGGTTGTAACAACGGACTAATTTTGGCGGGGGCAAGGGTATATTACAGTATGGCTAAAGATGGACTCTTTTTTAACAAAGTAGCGCAGCTAAATAAGCATGCTGTACCTGCCTTTGCTTTGTGGCTTCAATGTCTGGTCGCGTCTTTGTTGTGCCTGAGTGGAAAGTATGGTGATTTGCTGGACATGATTACTTTCATTGCCGTACTCTTTTATGTGTTAACTATACTTGCCGTATTCTTACTTCGGGTCAGAAGGCCAGCTGCAGAGCGGCCTTATAAGGCCATCGGCTATCCCTTTTTGCCCGCATTGTACATTTTAATGGGAAGTAGCTTTTGCATTTTGCTGATTATTTATAAGCCTGGGTTTACCTGGCCTGGTTTAATCATCGCCACCATCGGGATTCCCCTGTTTTACATCAATGAGGCTTTTAAAAAGAAAAGTAAATCTGTTTAA